Proteins found in one Mixophyes fleayi isolate aMixFle1 chromosome 8, aMixFle1.hap1, whole genome shotgun sequence genomic segment:
- the IFT27 gene encoding intraflagellar transport protein 27 homolog isoform X2: protein MVKLTAKCIVAGDSTVGKSTLIQLFRSDGSHFSKNYTMTTNMDIMMKSVQIPDTGDSVWDQPGALCLVFDVTNETSFSNCARWLQRVKSKSTSPHLPGVLVGNKTDLTVRRVVEKMHAEEWAASHGLEYFETSAKELENFDQPFRALAKSFHHMYQDRVESFKNLL from the exons GTGACTCCACTGTTGGGAAGAGTACTTTGATCCAGCTTTTCCGAAGTGATGGAAGCCACTTTTCAAAGAACTACACTATG ACAACTAACATGGATATCATGATGAAATCTGTGCAAATTCCAGATACAGGTGATAGCGTG TGGGATCAGCCTGGTGCTCTGTGCTTGGTGTTTGATGTCACCAATGAGACATCTTTTAGCAACTGTGCAAGGTGGTTACAGCGAGTGAAATCCAAGTCCACAAGCCCTCACCTACCTG GAGTTCTAGTGGGAAATAAGACAGACCTAACTGTCCGCAGAGTAGTGGAGAAGATGCATGCTGAAGAGTGGGCAGCAAGCCATGGACTGGAGTATTTTGAGACATCGGCG AAGGAACTGGAAAACTTCGATCAACCATTTAGAGCACTGGCAAAGTCATTCCATCATATGTACCAAGACAGAGTGGAGAGTTTCAAAAACCTGCTCTAG
- the IFT27 gene encoding intraflagellar transport protein 27 homolog isoform X1, whose translation MVKLTAKCIVAGDSTVGKSTLIQLFRSDGSHFSKNYTMTTNMDIMMKSVQIPDTGDSVELFLCDSPGKAMFYEMTEILWDQPGALCLVFDVTNETSFSNCARWLQRVKSKSTSPHLPGVLVGNKTDLTVRRVVEKMHAEEWAASHGLEYFETSAKELENFDQPFRALAKSFHHMYQDRVESFKNLL comes from the exons GTGACTCCACTGTTGGGAAGAGTACTTTGATCCAGCTTTTCCGAAGTGATGGAAGCCACTTTTCAAAGAACTACACTATG ACAACTAACATGGATATCATGATGAAATCTGTGCAAATTCCAGATACAGGTGATAGCGTG GAACTCTTTCTCTGTGACTCTCCGGGGAAGGCAATGTTTTATGAGATGACAGAGATACTG TGGGATCAGCCTGGTGCTCTGTGCTTGGTGTTTGATGTCACCAATGAGACATCTTTTAGCAACTGTGCAAGGTGGTTACAGCGAGTGAAATCCAAGTCCACAAGCCCTCACCTACCTG GAGTTCTAGTGGGAAATAAGACAGACCTAACTGTCCGCAGAGTAGTGGAGAAGATGCATGCTGAAGAGTGGGCAGCAAGCCATGGACTGGAGTATTTTGAGACATCGGCG AAGGAACTGGAAAACTTCGATCAACCATTTAGAGCACTGGCAAAGTCATTCCATCATATGTACCAAGACAGAGTGGAGAGTTTCAAAAACCTGCTCTAG
- the IFT27 gene encoding intraflagellar transport protein 27 homolog isoform X3 codes for MVKLTAKCIVAGDSTVGKSTLIQLFRSDGSHFSKNYTMTTNMDIMMKSVQIPDTGDSVELFLCDSPGKAMFYEMTEILWDQPGALCLVFDVTNETSFSNCARWLQRVKSKSTSPHLPGVLVGNKTDLTVRRVVEKMHAEEWAASHGLEYFETSAVITF; via the exons GTGACTCCACTGTTGGGAAGAGTACTTTGATCCAGCTTTTCCGAAGTGATGGAAGCCACTTTTCAAAGAACTACACTATG ACAACTAACATGGATATCATGATGAAATCTGTGCAAATTCCAGATACAGGTGATAGCGTG GAACTCTTTCTCTGTGACTCTCCGGGGAAGGCAATGTTTTATGAGATGACAGAGATACTG TGGGATCAGCCTGGTGCTCTGTGCTTGGTGTTTGATGTCACCAATGAGACATCTTTTAGCAACTGTGCAAGGTGGTTACAGCGAGTGAAATCCAAGTCCACAAGCCCTCACCTACCTG GAGTTCTAGTGGGAAATAAGACAGACCTAACTGTCCGCAGAGTAGTGGAGAAGATGCATGCTGAAGAGTGGGCAGCAAGCCATGGACTGGAGTATTTTGAGACATCGGCGGTAATTACATTCTAA